A stretch of Halostagnicola kamekurae DNA encodes these proteins:
- the cofD gene encoding 2-phospho-L-lactate transferase has protein sequence MVTFLSGGTGTPKLLDGVDAAFSPDDVTVVANTGDDVELGGLLVCPDVDTLLFQGGDVLDRETWWGIEDDTHHTNAELLDIADAADLPTGPQYLSDDRQTAGRAIADWRRFSGVGEFMTIGDRDRAVHITRTSLLDQGRSLSEAIASLASAFEVPFDLLPMSDEPIASLVHTEDGTMHFQEYWVGWNAEPAVEDVEFRGSNDADPAPGVLEALADPVVIGPSNPVTSIGPMLSIPGFADALGQTPVVVVSPFLGDEAFSGPAGQLMDAAGADPSTAGLAETYPFADAFVVDEADDTEFDRPTIRTDIRIDSSDDAARVARTVADAIERVE, from the coding sequence ATGGTTACGTTCCTCTCCGGCGGTACCGGGACGCCGAAGCTGCTCGACGGAGTGGACGCCGCGTTCTCGCCGGACGACGTGACGGTCGTCGCCAACACCGGCGACGACGTCGAACTCGGCGGATTGCTCGTCTGCCCGGACGTCGATACGCTGCTCTTCCAGGGCGGCGACGTGCTCGATCGCGAGACGTGGTGGGGGATCGAGGACGACACCCATCACACGAACGCCGAACTACTCGATATCGCCGACGCGGCGGACCTCCCGACCGGCCCGCAGTACCTCTCGGACGACCGACAGACCGCCGGTCGAGCGATCGCCGACTGGCGGCGCTTTTCGGGCGTCGGCGAGTTCATGACGATCGGCGACCGCGACCGCGCGGTCCACATCACGCGAACCAGCCTCCTCGATCAGGGACGGAGCCTGAGCGAGGCGATCGCGTCCCTGGCGTCGGCGTTCGAGGTCCCGTTCGATCTGCTGCCGATGAGCGACGAGCCGATCGCCAGTCTCGTCCACACGGAGGACGGAACGATGCACTTTCAGGAGTACTGGGTCGGATGGAACGCAGAGCCCGCGGTCGAGGACGTCGAGTTTCGGGGATCGAACGACGCCGACCCCGCCCCGGGCGTGCTCGAGGCGCTCGCGGATCCGGTCGTGATCGGCCCGTCGAACCCGGTGACCAGCATCGGCCCGATGCTCTCGATTCCGGGGTTCGCCGACGCGCTCGGGCAGACGCCGGTCGTCGTCGTCTCGCCGTTTCTCGGCGACGAGGCGTTCTCCGGCCCCGCTGGACAGTTGATGGACGCCGCGGGCGCGGACCCCTCGACCGCCGGACTCGCGGAGACCTACCCGTTCGCCGACGCGTTTGTCGTCGACGAGGCCGACGACACCGAGTTCGACCGGCCCACGATTCGAACCGACATCAGGATCGACTCGAGCGACGACGCAGCGCGCGTCGCTCGAACGGTGGCGGACGCCATCGAGCGGGTCGAGTAA
- a CDS encoding dihydropyrimidine dehydrogenase, whose product MFSPPLALASLSGEADADWARAGAPFAGCAFLGGIAIDERSRAAARELVERDRNEFLPADPFAFVDRQLEALESVPIRPAFNVRTTTADPLVPAGRICRDRDALLEINAHCRQDELCAVGCGERLLADTNRLRSYVETAIETGATTGVKVRAEVSGIDLPTLASELEDAGAAFVHVDAMDSESVIADIVAETELYVIANNGVRDEPTVREYAEYGADAVSVGRPSDNPVVLERVRNAVDTHLGLERETALR is encoded by the coding sequence ATGTTCTCCCCACCACTCGCACTGGCGAGTCTCAGCGGCGAGGCGGACGCCGACTGGGCGCGAGCGGGCGCACCGTTCGCCGGCTGTGCGTTTCTCGGCGGCATCGCGATCGACGAACGGTCCCGAGCGGCGGCCCGCGAACTCGTCGAGCGCGACCGCAACGAGTTCCTGCCAGCGGACCCGTTCGCGTTCGTCGATCGCCAGCTCGAGGCCCTCGAGTCGGTTCCGATACGCCCTGCATTCAACGTTCGAACGACGACGGCGGACCCGCTCGTCCCCGCCGGTCGAATCTGTCGGGATCGAGACGCGCTGCTCGAAATAAACGCCCACTGTCGACAGGACGAGCTGTGCGCCGTCGGCTGCGGCGAGCGGCTGCTCGCCGACACTAACCGCCTTCGATCGTACGTCGAGACGGCGATCGAGACGGGGGCGACGACGGGCGTCAAAGTGCGTGCGGAGGTTTCCGGCATCGACCTGCCGACGCTCGCGAGCGAACTCGAGGACGCCGGCGCGGCGTTCGTACACGTCGACGCGATGGACTCCGAGTCGGTGATCGCCGATATCGTCGCCGAGACGGAGCTGTACGTGATCGCGAACAACGGCGTTCGCGACGAACCGACGGTCCGCGAGTACGCCGAGTACGGGGCCGACGCGGTCAGCGTCGGCCGGCCGAGCGACAACCCGGTCGTCCTCGAGCGCGTCCGAAACGCCGTCGACACCCACCTCGGTCTCGAGCGGGAAACGGCCTTGCGATGA